A segment of the Daphnia pulex isolate KAP4 chromosome 10, ASM2113471v1 genome:
ATAAATATTCCCCTCGTACATGTAAATGTGTGTAGGCCCCTCATAGCTAGAAGAGCAGTGGGGCTGGTTAGACTGTTGTAATACTCCGTGACCCCGAAAGAAAAGTCCAGCTGCTCACGACGTATTGGAATTGCAGACGAGATAAGAATAAAAGAGCTAGCTAGTGTAACGAACCGGTCGGAGAAAATAACGACACCAACAAGATGGATTGGTCAGAAACTCACGAAAAACGCCCTTGACCCTTTTTCATATTCTcccccgttttatttttatttttattatttttattcgatttgatttcaataattttttattttacgtcaattattttctcttttctttttctttttaaatttattcccGCTGCGCGTGCGTTTctgtgatgttgttgttctggTTTCTATTATACGCGTCTGGTGCctgttgtgtgtatgtgtgtgtgtgtgtgcgcagagtcgctctctctcattcgctccgtgtgtgtgtgtgtgtaccgaTAAATGGAAGCTCACGACAGCTGAACAACAACGCCCCGACCCGGGCGTGTACGATCAACTCAATCAAACCCCCGTCTGActgccctttttttgttgttgttgttgctgttgccgttGTTGTGGTTCGGGGAGGTCGGCTCAGCGTTTGTGTTGATTGCCCTTTTATAGGATCTGGCAGGGTGGGGAGAGTTAACGGTGAGAgtacgagagagaaaaccatCAATTTAGAATTAAGTGTTACGTAGTTTccttttaaaacatttaaactaaaaaacaccAAATCCTCCAAAagctaaaaaaccaaaacaaaaccaaaaaaaccccaacgtaaaaattcgtgaaataaacaatcaaacaCGCACGAAATTAGACAGCAATTTGTCGACGCGGAACAATCTTTATCCGGATTGGTGGTGGCCGTGCCAGCACGGACCGACCGATCAGTGCCACTACTGCCGGCCGTCTTACGCCACCTTATGGAGCCACCATGCTCACCGGCAGCAGCAAAAGCACAGACACCACCAACACCAGTGTCACCAACACACGGCCGATTCCGATGTGATGGAGCAAGGGAAATCCGGTAACATGCACCAACAGGATCCACGTACTACTACACTTGAGTTTGTCCgtccatcttcttctctttttcataatttttttttttttgttcgttcgctcgttcgttcgttcgtccgATTCATCTCGTCACTGTTTcaatttccttctcttttAGATTTTAGATTTCGTTTTCACGATTTGGCGatgcgattttatttttctgaattgaaatttgaattgagttatttcttttccgtgggtttatttcatttggtttCATTTCCGTTCGGTCTGATTGGAGAATGTTGGCCGCAGATAGGACGCACTGATAGGCCGCCCCGACATTTTATTTGagtcatttaatttaattagcgtcgggggaaaacaaaagaaaaaaaaaaacatttcagcaCGAATCGATTTCAGttggttttttccttctacCTTAGTTTTATCTAGTCTCTTGTGAATTCATACgcaaatatttgaatgaattaaaaaaattgtacaacATTTATCGGTTGGCAATTCAGCTCAAGATGATCAAACATTGAAATGTCTGTGTGCAGCCAACAGTCCGCAAATTGGGACGCCGCAAATGAGCGGATCGCCCCGGAGGCGGATGGATCAACTCGAACAAAGCCAACagcagttgcagcagcagcagcagcagccggacgGAGGAGACGAGTCGTTTGTCGTCCACCGAGGCAAAACGGTCCCGACGCTTTACAATGTGGTGACGGGCGGAGAGGGAGCCACGCCCAGGGGCTCGCGGGTGGCCGCCATCAAGGAGCGGTTCAACATGGACACGAAAGCGGAAGAAAGAGGCGAAGATCGCTCCTCGTCATCATCCGGTCCGGCCGGCGTCCCCTCCAACTGGGAGGATCGCAAATCGGGCACCAGCTACGCCGGACGCCGCTCCCGACGCAATTCCATCACGGACGACTCGCATTTGACGATCGAGAACTTTGGCGGAAGTCAGGACAACTTGTCCATGTTCGGCCGCAATCCGGACAAGGAGCCGGCGACTGTGCAGCAGTCGGGTCGGCGGCCTTCGATCGACGCCTTCACCCCCGATTCGATCCCGCCAACCGCCGGAACGCCGTCCACGCCCGCCGGAGTCAATTATTGGAGGCGGAACAATGATCGCACCCGCTCGCAGgtataaaatttgtttttccgttttgttttattttgttctcctttttgtgtttctgtCCTGATATCTCGgtcaggaaaaacaaaacaaagtagaaaagtagaaaagtCTTTACCGCATCCGCCATCTGGATCAGTGGTTTTCCCGCCATTCTTGGGCTGTTGTGTAATTGTCGACGACACAGAGACACAAAACGGCGGCCGTTCGTTTTCTCTTGACGGGAAACGACAACGGCGGAaaatggccgtcgtcgtcgtcgtgtgtaAATCAAGACGAATGGGGTTGTTGTTCACATTGGGTTGTTGGCTCCTCGCAGGAAAACCTGTCGGACTACTTAATGGACAACCGTGACGTCGAGGAACAGCTGGACAGGCGCTCGCGGGCCAGCAGCCCTACttacagcagcatcagcagcacgGCCAAGAGCGGCAGCCACAATGGCAACAAGCAGTTTGTCATCATTGCGTCCAATCCGTCGGAGCCGGCCGATCTTTACGAGGACCCCAGAGTCAATTTGGCCAGGGCCACCAATTTCGCCGAACTTTCCAAACTGCGGGAGAGTCTCGGCTCCAACTCGGCCATCAACATCGTCTACATGCAGCAGGACAAGGATCCCATCCAAAGTGGTGAGCTCCTAACTGATTATCCACTGTCCAGTCACGCCATTCTAATCCATTTTGGTCCAATAATTTAGCTAAAGGCAGCGCGGTGGGATCGCCAGTGTCTCAGCACGGCCGTCGGATCAGCGAGAACCAGCGGAAGCTGGGCGGAGGGATCACGATCGCCGAGGCCATGTCGTCGACGTCGTGGGAGCCACAGACGCCGGTCGTCGACAAAATGGACGGTCGGCTGGAAGCGCTGATGCCCGACGACATGAACTCGACCACCGACCTCTACAGCATCCGCCTCAAGATGGAGGAGAAGCGCAAGCGGATCGAATCCGACAAGCGCCAGCAGGAGCTTTTGGCCAACCGCCAACGCGAAAAGGTCGGCAAGGCCGCCTTCCTCCAGGTAACCGATTCCGTTTAGCCTTCCATTGCTCTGTCCGCTCTCTCTCCCACCTTTTGCCTATTACTACTATTACTCACCAGCAGCTGGACATTCATAACTGGCCCATCACGTTTGTTACTTTAGATGAAATAGTTGAATGTGTTGCACAACACAAAGAGTCAATCAAGCCAAAGTATTTGCGGTAGTTGTTATTTTTCCCGGTAGCTTTTTcggttctttttgttgttgtttttttcaatgatcATTTaccaaacaaacatttttcaccGCTGCTCTGCACCTTGCtgcccctctctctctaacaCTGTGCTGGCATGTTGATCAGGCGGTGGCCAAAGGCAAAGGAAATGCAGACGGACGGGACGGCGGTCACGCCAGTCCTGTCGACTATTACTCCGCCATGGAGTCGCCCTCGCGTTCTCACCACCCCGCCATGCCGCCcccgcaacagcagcagcagcaacaccagcCCCATCAGCTCCCCACGCCGGATTACGAGATGCCGGATTACGATTTCCTTCAGcgtcaccagcagcaacaacaccatcaacaacaacagcaacaacaacagcatcacgGCATGCCTTACGATCCTTACCGCATGGGTCAtccgatccagcagcagcagtcgccgATGAACGGTGGAGGAGCTGGCGGGATGGATCCCAACCAGCCCGGCCAGTTTTATTTGCACGAACCGTCGCCAACGTCTCGTAGGACTTGGGGCCAACCACAGCCCATCAGTCCGGCACCTCCTCCGCCTTCTATGGTTTACCGGCCGGACGACATGCTCGGTTACGGTATaccaccacagcagcagcaacaacaacaacaacagcagcaacccaGACGGGCTCAATGGGGTACACCCCAACCGGTAGGTTCTGCCTCATTTCATTCAAGCTTTGccagcttttttgttttgtttttttcactaACGTTAATGCACGGCCTGTGCGtcaatttgtgtgtgtggccttaactcaaataaaacaaaacacgcaCGGCATGACCATGGTCccttttcccccttctttgTCCCTGTTGTCCGGATAGCCATAACAGCGAAAACCTTGATCCATGTCTGccattgttttatttgatcaaCAGGTCCGGGCCATGATGGGTCACCATGGTTACATGATGAATCCCAATACGGGCAATTACATGGATGCCCACGGGCCACCGCAGGGGGGTTACATGATGCAGACTCCGCCCCGTCACCCGATGGACAACCCGTACGATGCCCAGCAGCATTATTACGCCAATGGATCGCAGTTTAACCAGCCCGATCCGCAGGATCCTTATTATTACAGTCCGGCGCGGACGCAGCAGCCTCATcccatgcaacagcagcagccccagcAACAGCAACCGCCTCCTCAACCGCAttatcaacaacagcaacaaggtTACGGTGGTCCTCCGGCTGCTGGATCGCCTCACGGTTATCCGGCTCCGTCTCCTCAGCATAATTATCCGTCGGCGGCCGACCAGAGAGCGCCATTCCGGCTCCACGCCCCCAACGACCTGGCGGCCGAGCCCGTAGTTCTTCGTTCTCCAGCCAATCCCAAGCAGCAAGCGGAAATTCCGGAATTGCATCGAGGATCCGTccacaaccagcagcagccgccgaaAGTGCAGCAGCCGGAGCAGCGGCCGCAGTCGGCCACCATCACTAGACCCGTTCCGGCCACTAGAACCATCACCCCGATCCGCAGCAGTGTGCCCAGCAACGGCGGCGGCCAGTCTTCGTCGTCGACTTCCGCCGCCGGCTCGCCCATCGGCAGCGGAGGCGTTTTCCACGCGGCCATGCCCACGCCATCTATCGACGACATGGAGCCGCAAAATGTTTCCTTCATCGAGACGCCGTCGGCGACCGGCGCCGACGGTGTGGATGAAGCGGATCTTCAACTGCCCCGCCGCCTGCGCAATTTGAATATCACCTCCGGCAACCGGACGTACAGGATTCCGCACGAGGCCACCCAGTCTTCCCCGCCTCGTCCGGCTCTGTTGAAAACGTTCCGGGCCAGCCCgagtcccagcagcagcagtcccgTTTCGCCTTCGCCCAGCTCTGTCTATCTGGCCCCCCAGCCCAACTCTTCCGGCTCGGAATCGCCCGACGAAGCCGTCTTGGACGAAGGAGTCAAAACGGCTAAGCTCAAGGAGAACGTTGAGGCCGATCGGGGCTTCATCATCACCTTCGACGACGTGGCCACCGGCCCCAAGAGACCCAAACCTCAGCTGGGCGCCAAACGCCAACCGTCTCCCAAGAAACTGTCGACCTATTCCGCCCCGTCCGAGACGACGCCAGTGTCCAGCTCGCCGGCCTATAATCACAACAACAAGTCGGGAAGCAGCAGGGTAAGATTGTTGTTCCGCCGGATGCGACCTTGGCGGCTAggcattaaaaagaaattccgcTCGATCAGTTTCTCACGCCCGATGTgaattcgatttttatttttttgttttgttttttattgttttcaacAGGAAGGAAGTCCGAGACGATCGCTGTCGTCAATGGCCCGTGAAAACCGCGACGACTACTCGCCCTTCACGCCCGATTCGCGCGATTCCGGATTCGGTCAGAACAGCCAGGAGGAGCTGAAGCTGTTCAACATGGCGACGGCCATTCCGGGAACATTGCCCGGCAGTGACCGTACCCTACGCGACTACGACTCTCAAGACGATGAGAATCCCACCGGCCTGGTTATCGGCGACGAACTCGTCAATCCCGATCCCGTAaggattttaaaatcaaatcaataatcgtctgaaaaattatgattttgtGGCTTGTGCAGGACGCCATGGACGAGATGGAgcgcaaaaaggaaaagatccTAATGCAGTCGTTGAGGCGCAAGCAGCAACAAGAGGAGGCCCGCCAGCGCAAGGAGCAGGATGCGCTCCAGCGCAAGGAAGAGGAACGTTccaaggaggaggaaaagcAGCGCAAAAAGGAGGACGAAAAAGCCCGTCGGGCCATCATTTTCGAACAATACAAGATCAAAAAGGCCATGGAAGAAGCTGAAAAAGAGGTAAACACATTCcccgggaaatttgaattttagaacgtgattttttaatttccactTCTTGAATGGTACAGGGTCGTCCGTACGAGATGCCGGATCAGATGGGATCGAAATCCGGGCCGAAAATGCGgtccaaaaacaacaacagcacgcCATCCCGGCCCCGTCCCAAGACCATCCACGTGGAATCCGGACCGCCGGAATCTTACACTCCTCATTCTCGCGCCGTGTCCACCATGTCTGCCATGTCCAGTAAAGGCAAGCGTGGCTCCGGCAACAATCTAACAGGTTTGtccattttgattgattggtttaccaatttgaaattcactTCAACTTAACCCGTGTAATAAATTTTGTAGAAAACCGGAACGATTCTCGAGGAGATGGAGTCCGTGGATCTAATCCGACTCTCAGCCGACGTGGTTCCAATTCGAGTCTGCACGGTGGTGAGTcattggtttttgtttttctttcttgttcttgCTTCGATCCTGTTTTGTGTTCCACTTTTGATGTTCGTGTTTGATGTTTAACGTCAAGCACGGGAAACTTTGATGTCTTCTACTTTAATTCAATTACCCCCTTTTATTATAATGTTCATTTTCGTTTCGTATAtatttttggttgttgctgtttttttaaacgcCCCGCCCTTCGCTGTTGTATTCGCTTTACCTAGACTCTCAAACCCCTAATCGGTATCGGACGATGGAACGAGGACATTCGGGCCGCAAGGATCTATCGGTCCCGAGATACGGACGTAAGTTGTTCATTCCTTCAAAATTCCTAATATAGCTGCTACACACGTCAATTTCTCCCTTATCGGCCTGATTTCCATCTGCTCTCTGCTCGTGTGTGAATgacttgattttaaaatgaaatcacaTTTCGGTGAATGTGAGTCAGACAGTAGTCAGCCGACCGAATATTCCAATTACGTTTGCGACTTTATCATTTTTGCTAGAAATTCAATTGTGACTTACGActtgaattgtgtgtgtgtagcgcGTCTGTCGTTtgcttgtgttgttgttgtttcgattggctttgaatttgttttgatacGAATGTGTTTGGGCATGTGTGTGGACGCGCTGTAGAATCCGGAGGCAGCACCCGCAATTCTCGTGAGGACTTGTACGGCTCCCGCAATTATCGCGGCTCTAATTCGTCCCTCAATGACGGTAggtttccacctttttttttttattttttagtttttcgcaGCAACTTGTTCGTATTCTCTCGCTTTGCccgtttgaatttttgttgaatCACCCACAAacttttccaccttttttatgttcgaatttgaatttttggtttgatGTCTTGTCTTTGggttgtttatttatttatttttattttttatttgtttctttcaatgtGACAGCTGACTCGTACGAGGCGTATCATACACCGTTGGTGCATTCCGGGCGGAAGGGTAGTGGTTTCATGACAGGTATGACGACATTTTTCGACCATCACTCTCGACTCACTTTTTTGAATTACGGACGTGGAAAATCGATCAACTACTTAAATGAGACcaggaaaaaaactaaattttagaaaataattagaaCGAGAAGATTGCATTGCTGCTTCAgtcgctttttttaaaaactatttccGATTTCTAGATCTTTATaacttattcttcttcctcctttttctctgattggctttcttgtcatttttgtttttggctttCGTCTATTTTTCTATCATGAAAACGCTTCTCTTTTCGGTGGCTGGCTGGTGATTGTAGGCGGGCGACAGGCGGACGCGACGGTAATGGCGGCCACTGCGGCGGCGGCTTCGGCAAGGCCGGCCGTCCGCTCCAGCAACAACTTGATTTTACGTCGTAGCGGATCTCTTATGGATTTCAGCGGTgaggcttttttctttccaactaACAAAACGACAAATTCTTTCActgtcctctctctctctgcaatGTCCGTCTGTGTGTACATTTTGGCACTTGACGCTTCTCAATGGTTTTGGCTTTTCGATGGGCAAAGGGATTCGATTTGTTGACTTGTCCTGGTGGAGTGGAACGTTTCACGGAAGGAATTTCTAGAATCAATCAACTTTGTGGGTGTTGTATTTTGATGAAACGAATCTGTTTTTGTCTCTTCTCACCTTTTTCCCGCCTTGTGTGCCCTAATTCACCTGTCATTTCTTCACCTGGTCTGTTCCTTCCATCCTTCCTCGCCTTGTGTTGCTTCTAGATGGGGATGCAGGTGTGGGCGGAAGGGCCAATCCGCCGTCACGGAGAATCTCTCCGGCTGTCACGCCCACTTCCACCCCTTTCAGACGATTCCCGTCGCCATCTGGTACACGtttgctgatgttgttgtcgttgtccttcacacacacacacacacacaaacagacaaacgtcgttcattaaaaaaaacaaacaatcaatatggactcttatttttttattatttgttcgcTTTTTCGTTTGGGAAACACGGATTGATTTTCTAAGCACAACACGAACATttagttaatttttatttctttaccaTAAAAATATGATCAACTGTGAATTcgtttgtgtgtttctttcaACAGGTCCTGGATCCTTGCCACCCGGTTTAGTTAGTAAGCGTCGCGGTTTTGACGATGGCGCTAGTGATGTTAGCTCAAATCAAGATTATATCGGTAGGAATTTCTAATCAATGATTGAGGtgcaaatgttttttaaaaatcgacccatttgatttttgaattgccATTCAGGTCCTCGACTGTACAAGCAGCCAGCCGCTCGTTCCAACCGTTCCATCATTTTGAACGCGGTCGAGTACTGCGTCTTCCCCGGCGTCGTGAATCGGGAAGCCAAGCAGCGCGTACTGGAGGAGATCACCCGATCGGAGAGTAAaaactttttggttttgttccgGGACGGCGGACTGACCTTCCGCGCCCTCTACTCATTCAAtcccgaaaaagaagagatcaTCAAGATGTACGGCACCGGACCGAAATTGGTCAACGACACCATGTTCGAGAAATTCTTCAAGTAAGACTTGGCACcttcttttcatctttaattgatttaaatttttaacatttgtgtGCACACTTTGTTCCTTTCCTTCCAACAGATACAATTCCGGGGGCAAGTGTTTCTCACAAGTTCACACCAAACACTTGACTGTCACGATTGACGCGTTCACGATTCACGCCGGACTTTGGCAGGGAAAGAAGCAGAGCCTacccaacaaaaaagataTGACGTTGGTCATTTAAAAAGCGAACAAATTGGGGGAATTACATAAATTGGATTTCGAAAAGGAAACCGGTTAGAATTTCttccccctccaaaaaatttgGATGATCCGATATTATTCATCCGTGTTTCACTTCATGAGAGCTGTTCGGATTGGCCTTTAGTTTTGACACCGACttgaaatataaaacaaaaaattaagaaaaagggaagagggAATTGAAATAATCAGATGACCCAACATAATCAATCGgcgcatttttttgttgtttttttttttcatttccgtttgtttttacattgtgtgtttttttttcttccggctaACCCCTCTTTGACATTCCTATTGGCTAACGTGATAACCTTGCTGTATAGGGATCGCCAAAGTTGAATTACCGTCACGTTCGGGAATTAATTTGATGAGATTgaggaatttcttttcttttttggtatttttgcTCCATCCACTTTTAATTGgtccgcccccccccccttcatctTGACCACTTGAAGAGATTAACCCGCTTACCTGGcgacattcaaaaaataataataaaaaaaaagtcgatcgttttttctttccacatcaattgttagtttttttttgttcccctcCAATATTATTTCAGCGTCCTCCTCTACATAGTGTACTCcgtttttaagaaaaaaaagtaacccTCCATTCGCGCGCTCTCCTATAACCGCGACTGCTAACTGATGTGTCAATTGATCACTTATTTTGCCCTCACACAGCCCGCCCTCACATTTGATCCAGTGccgttttttcgtttctttcaagCAATTATTAAAAGGAGAGCCAAGGGCATTCCTCatccatttgtttgttttttctttctttgcgtACGTGTTGTGTAGCGGTGAAGCTgctcattgaaaaaaaagaagaggaattgAACAGCAGAaacaatacaaacaaaaaaatgcggCTGCAAAACAGAATGTTGGAAATTTAGTTTGACGATCGCGTTTGCTGTCACCTGTAAATAGCGTTGTGTAGTTGATAAGCGTTGGCCAGCAAACCAACCGTCAAACATTGTAACAGCTTGAgccatcaatttttttttttttatttctttatttgtacCCCTATTTTATTGTGTTGCctctactctttttttctcttcttcctcgatTATGTTCTTGTTTAATTCCTACCACTTCGTTTGTtccaacttttgtttcttttttttttgcccgttCCTTCCTCCCTTTTTGTAGTTCATCACGCgagttaatattttttttcctgtcttTCCTAACGAACTTACCCGCCTGCCCGTCACGGGCGTTATTCTCTATCCTCTACATTCATATGTGCAGCAGCTGCCAAGTTCAATACAATAACCAACATGAACCAgagtttgatttttcattttcattattcattaGGTTATTGTTGCAAATTATTGTCAgctgttatttgttttatcgAAATTTAACAAGGATAATAAAAATCAGCGTCTTTTCGACCTTATTCGATCAAAAGTTACCATAACTATTTAAAAACCTTAAGTACAGAAATCATCAATGGATTAGGGAAATGGGTCGAAttgtaacttttttgaaaaatgagctCTATTCCTACACTAATACAGATCAACTTTCTTACAAAAACCATCTTCGTCTGAGCTAGGTTTTTACGGCAATAATTCGCAATGAAGCTGGATGCACTCAATCCTTCAGCAGCAGTGATCTGCCGAATCGATCATAAATGTGAACGGATTCAAACCTGAATAGAatcaaagaatcaaaaatcaCAATCATTCAGTGATGTTTGATTCAGAATcaagaatcaaaaagaatttagaaTCAGACTCTAAATTTTTGATTCTACGTAATTCGTTTTACATGTGCTTGTGGTATTTATGCCATTGTCAAGCGAGTATAGCtatgttaaattttaaacGAACAGTTTCTCGTACAATCATTGTTTGCATTCCCAGTTTGCAACAAGTTCCTGAATATTTCGGATGTAATAGGCCTATACCGGCCTATACCTCCGAAGTATTGTAAGCTTTAATAGATTTGGAAAGTTACGTTGCTTCGCATGATCTCATCAATGATTGATTTACATCGCACTTATATATCCCTATTGCGTGTTGAGCTGGATCCATGCACCTAAAATTTCACCTGTTGCCTACAAATTGGGTACATTTTAAGAGATAGCAAATTaagtagccagtgtcgggtagCCATTGTCGAAGATAGCAGGTGTCGTTTTTGCtcatttacaaataaaaagttacTTTCACTTTGGTTACTCAACATGCAATGATACATTAGAAAGGATcgtaaaaatgtggaaaatgGAGAATAACTTTGTAGCAAATTATATCGTATCTTATTTTGTGGAATGCCTCAGAGAAAACTGCAATGTAAGCAAACATGAGAAATGGATGAA
Coding sequences within it:
- the LOC124206329 gene encoding patronin-like isoform X1, with the protein product MESRSSSSARMRTLTYMPVVEVQGYNAHNKLQAKQRASVQWLLSKSYSHQVPEDVKEPFYRDVEDQEYLKPSVVHALANAELYCLALAHIYADPNYSQLNHWGVIQALARKGVYVAEPSDVALTETTLIHTSPLRMSAHMAVMEGIMNLFVKEVVSAERVVAAIRRFADLDASQTPAPKEAEQALLLWITKACQSLKKRLTAEVDGHGEDVPNFPELRELGDLSDGMSLLGLLAFYAPDLVDWTRIATNEPFSMADCLYNLELVHKFCSESLPNNIFHLGLEDIVYMHSSVRQNVLAFLADLFYILEVRPAKCIRPPGLMRDRFPINEETSSPSTPDADVGGQLSSPLRKSFHRRTSLQPLVKSIPDLRKGKSNAIRRQGSLQERDRTKRQTVHEDSNLSTRNNLYPDWWWPCQHGPTDQCHYCRPSYATLWSHHAHRQQQKHRHHQHQCHQHTADSDVMEQGKSANSPQIGTPQMSGSPRRRMDQLEQSQQQLQQQQQQPDGGDESFVVHRGKTVPTLYNVVTGGEGATPRGSRVAAIKERFNMDTKAEERGEDRSSSSSGPAGVPSNWEDRKSGTSYAGRRSRRNSITDDSHLTIENFGGSQDNLSMFGRNPDKEPATVQQSGRRPSIDAFTPDSIPPTAGTPSTPAGVNYWRRNNDRTRSQENLSDYLMDNRDVEEQLDRRSRASSPTYSSISSTAKSGSHNGNKQFVIIASNPSEPADLYEDPRVNLARATNFAELSKLRESLGSNSAINIVYMQQDKDPIQSAKGSAVGSPVSQHGRRISENQRKLGGGITIAEAMSSTSWEPQTPVVDKMDGRLEALMPDDMNSTTDLYSIRLKMEEKRKRIESDKRQQELLANRQREKVGKAAFLQAVAKGKGNADGRDGGHASPVDYYSAMESPSRSHHPAMPPPQQQQQQHQPHQLPTPDYEMPDYDFLQRHQQQQHHQQQQQQQQHHGMPYDPYRMGHPIQQQQSPMNGGGAGGMDPNQPGQFYLHEPSPTSRRTWGQPQPISPAPPPPSMVYRPDDMLGYGIPPQQQQQQQQQQQPRRAQWGTPQPVRAMMGHHGYMMNPNTGNYMDAHGPPQGGYMMQTPPRHPMDNPYDAQQHYYANGSQFNQPDPQDPYYYSPARTQQPHPMQQQQPQQQQPPPQPHYQQQQQGYGGPPAAGSPHGYPAPSPQHNYPSAADQRAPFRLHAPNDLAAEPVVLRSPANPKQQAEIPELHRGSVHNQQQPPKVQQPEQRPQSATITRPVPATRTITPIRSSVPSNGGGQSSSSTSAAGSPIGSGGVFHAAMPTPSIDDMEPQNVSFIETPSATGADGVDEADLQLPRRLRNLNITSGNRTYRIPHEATQSSPPRPALLKTFRASPSPSSSSPVSPSPSSVYLAPQPNSSGSESPDEAVLDEGVKTAKLKENVEADRGFIITFDDVATGPKRPKPQLGAKRQPSPKKLSTYSAPSETTPVSSSPAYNHNNKSGSSREGSPRRSLSSMARENRDDYSPFTPDSRDSGFGQNSQEELKLFNMATAIPGTLPGSDRTLRDYDSQDDENPTGLVIGDELVNPDPDAMDEMERKKEKILMQSLRRKQQQEEARQRKEQDALQRKEEERSKEEEKQRKKEDEKARRAIIFEQYKIKKAMEEAEKEGRPYEMPDQMGSKSGPKMRSKNNNSTPSRPRPKTIHVESGPPESYTPHSRAVSTMSAMSSKGKRGSGNNLTENRNDSRGDGVRGSNPTLSRRGSNSSLHGDSQTPNRYRTMERGHSGRKDLSVPRYGQSGGSTRNSREDLYGSRNYRGSNSSLNDADSYEAYHTPLVHSGRKGSGFMTGGRQADATVMAATAAAASARPAVRSSNNLILRRSGSLMDFSDGDAGVGGRANPPSRRISPAVTPTSTPFRRFPSPSGPGSLPPGLVSKRRGFDDGASDVSSNQDYIGPRLYKQPAARSNRSIILNAVEYCVFPGVVNREAKQRVLEEITRSESKNFLVLFRDGGLTFRALYSFNPEKEEIIKMYGTGPKLVNDTMFEKFFKYNSGGKCFSQVHTKHLTVTIDAFTIHAGLWQGKKQSLPNKKDMTLVI